A genome region from Triticum aestivum cultivar Chinese Spring chromosome 2B, IWGSC CS RefSeq v2.1, whole genome shotgun sequence includes the following:
- the LOC123042038 gene encoding putative invertase inhibitor, translating to MMRPWQALSQLAVLLLFLLVSSSAVSTLDDTCKSVSASNKDVGYDYCVKFFQACKGSATADKRGLAVIATKIIRAAAVSTGRRIATIKASKGDDKRIQGPLADCDELYSSAVDQLDAAARGISSGKLQDALTNLSAAADAPQTCEEGFRELGVSSPLADEDSKFSKECSIALAVTNTL from the coding sequence ATGATGAGGCCTTGGCAAGCTCTCTCCCagctcgccgtcctcctcctcttcctcctcgtctcgtcCAGCGCCGTCTCCACTCTGGACGACACCTGCAAGTCGGTCAGCGCGAGTAACAAGGACGTCGGCTACGACTACTGCGTCAAGTTCTTCCAGGCGTGCAAGGGCAGCGCCACCGCGGACAAGCGCGGCCTGGCCGTCATCGCCACGAAGATCATCCGAGCGGCGGCCGTGAGCACCGGCAGGCGCATCGCGACCATCAAGGCATCGAAAGGGGACGACAAGAGGATCCAGGGGCCGCTCGCCGACTGCGACGAGCTGTACTCGAGCGCCGTGGACCAGCTCGACGCGGCGGCGAGGGGCATCTCGTCGGGGAAGTTGCAGGACGCCCTGACGAACCTCAGCGCCGCTGCGGACGCGCCACAGACCTGCGAGGAAGGGTTTCGCGAGCTGGGCGTGAGTTCGCCGCTGGCCGACGAGGACTCCAAGTTCAGTAAGGAGTGCTCCATCGCTCTCGCTGTAACGAACACGTTGTAA
- the LOC123042039 gene encoding pectinesterase inhibitor 12-like: protein MMRHWQAPSCLLVLLFALVSSEASTLDDTCRSIGASKKDIGYDYCIKFFQADNASATADRRGLVVIATKITREEAANIRKRIDALKASGTDKKVSGRLSDCRMHYTNALKWLEAAAEGVKSGNLQKAKMNLTGVILGTDTCEERFRELGVVSPLAAEDAEFSKGCSIALAITTML from the coding sequence ATGATGAGGCATTGGCAAGCTCCCTCCtgtctcctcgtcctcctcttcgccctcgtttCCTCCGAGGCTTCCACTCTAGACGATACATGCAGGTCCATCGGCGCAAGCAAGAAGGACATCGGCTACGACTACTGCATCAAGTTCTTCCAGGCCGACAACGCCAGTGCGACCGCGGACAGGCGCGGCCTTGTCGTCATCGCCACTAAGATCACCCGAGAAGAGGCCGCGAACATCCGGAAGCGGATCGATGCCCTCAAGGCCTCGGGGACGGACAAGAAGGTCAGCGGGCGCCTCTCCGACTGCCGCATGCACTACACGAACGCGCTGAAATGGCTCGAAGCCGCGGCGGAGGGCGTCAAGTCGGGTAATTTGCAGAAGGCGAAGATGAACCTCACAGGCGTGATATTGGGCACCGACACCTGCGAGGAAAGGTTCCGCGAGCTGGGTGTCGTGTCGCCGCtggccgccgaggacgccgagtTCTCCAAGGGCTGCTCTATCGCTCTCGCCATAACGACCATGTTGTAG